A window from Thalassophryne amazonica chromosome 15, fThaAma1.1, whole genome shotgun sequence encodes these proteins:
- the exosc9 gene encoding exosome complex component RRP45: MKDTPLSNCERDFFLKAIEEKKRLDGRQTYDFRKIKLTLGTDYGCCFVDLGNTRVMAQVSCELVAPKDNRPNEGIMFVNMELSPMASPAFEQGRQSELSVKLNRQLERCLRNSKCIDMESLCVVSGEKVWQIRVDVHTLNHDGNLMDAASIAAITAMCHFRRPDVSIQGEEVTVYSPEERDPVRLSIYHMPISISFAFFQQGTYLLVDPCEREERVMDGLLMIAMNKHREICSIQSSGGIMLLKEQVLRCSNIASIKVSEITELITKALENDEAARKEYKCGFAESLPQEQITALTRDDTPVETSDVTEKASGIVQTGEEPPRTVPSPVLPIPSVGQIGQGLANSWGVEDSDDEDEGRQNGNGDEQEEDMAMMEEDQHGEQSRENVIEISDSEEEEVVILQPTVTHNTAKRGRQHSRRD; encoded by the exons ATGAAGGATACTCCGCTGTCAAACTGTGAGCGGGATTTTTTCCTTAAAGCGATTGAAGAAAAAAAG CGTCTGGATGGACGGCAGACATACGACTTCAGGAAAATCAAGCTTACTCTTGGGACTGACTATGGATGCTGCTTTGTGGACTTGGGGAATACCAG GGTCATGGCCCAGGTATCCTGTGAGTTGGTGGCTCCTAAAGACAATCGGCCTAATGAGGGAATCATGTTTGTTAACATGGAGCTGTCGCCCATGGCCTCACCAGCATTCGAACAGGGCAG GCAGTCTGAGTTGTCGGTGAAACTTAACAGACAGCTGGAACGATGTCTGCGGAACTCCAAGTGCATTGATATGGAGTCGCTGTGTGTAGTGTCTGGAGAAAAG GTGTGGCAGATCAGAGTGGATGTTCACACCTTGAATCATGATGGGAATTTGATGGACGCTGCTAGCATTGCCGCCATCACCGCCATGTGTCACTTCAGGCGCCCAGACGTCAGCATCCAAGGAGAGGAAGTCACTGTG TACAGTCCAGAGGAGAGAGACCCTGTTCGACTGAGTATCTACCACATGCCCATCAGCATCAGCTTTGCCTTCTTCCAGCAAGG GACGTATCTATTGGTGGACCCTTGTGAGCGGGAGGAGCGGGTGATGGACGGCTTGTTGATGATTGCTatgaacaaacacagagagatcTGTTCCATCCAGTCCAGCGGGGGCATCATGTTGCTGAAGGAGCAG GTTCTGAGATGCAGTAACATAGCGAGCATCAAAGTGTCTGAAATCACAGAGCTGATCACTAAAGCTTTGGAAAATGATGAAGCAGCCAG AAAAGAATATAAGTGTGGATTTGCAGAGTCTTTACCACAGGAGCAGATCACAGCTCTGACACGGGATGACACTCCAGTGGAGACATCAGATGTCACGGAAAAGGCGAGTGGCATTGTCCAAACAGGTGAAGAGCCACCGCGGAC TGTGCCGTCCCCAGTGCTGCCCATTCCGAGTGTGGGTCAGATTGGGCAGGGGCTGGCGAACTCCTGGGGTGTAGAGGACAGCGATGATGAAGACGAGGGGAGACAGAATGGTAATGGTGATGAACAGGAGGAAGACATGGCCATGATGGAAGAGGACCAACATGGAGAGCAGAGCAGAG AAAATGTGATTGAAATCTCTGACAGTGAGGAGGAGGAAGTGGTGATACTTCAGCCAACAGTAACACACAATACTGCTAA GAGGGGGCGGCAACATTCAAGAAGAGACTGA